The following are encoded together in the Tatumella ptyseos genome:
- a CDS encoding glycosyltransferase family 2 protein, translating to MKVSVIVPVYNVESYVEDCIDSLINQDFDSYEVIIVDDGSQDQSINLISRMIQRNDNFKIVKKVNGGLSSARNYGMNYIKGEFFTFVDSDDILDVNFLKRTYNSIGDADLCCTGYNEISESGNYIKTTINNFDIDKQYENIVEAIDFIPNAWGKLYKKSSFIEIKYPEGMLFEDFAISYEVFFNKKIIFLDDPLYNYRIRAGSIMREFNDKVISHKMLILERMKKFLIRNKIFNKYKFNYIDSYNFHGVFVTSCMIMNQRPENAYNIIRAFKKSLDKKNFNIKNILLSKKLKLNVKVFLIILSFSCRGAFLLKNAQHILKSFRKGKYEK from the coding sequence ATGAAAGTTTCAGTAATTGTACCTGTTTATAATGTTGAGTCTTATGTTGAAGATTGTATTGATAGTCTGATTAATCAAGATTTTGATAGCTATGAAGTTATCATAGTCGACGATGGTTCTCAAGACCAGTCTATAAACTTAATAAGTAGAATGATCCAAAGAAATGATAATTTCAAAATAGTTAAGAAAGTAAATGGAGGACTTTCATCAGCCAGAAATTATGGAATGAATTATATTAAAGGAGAGTTTTTTACATTTGTAGACAGTGATGATATTCTCGATGTTAATTTTTTGAAAAGAACATATAATTCGATTGGTGACGCTGATCTGTGTTGTACTGGCTATAATGAAATTTCTGAAAGTGGGAATTATATCAAGACTACCATTAATAACTTTGACATAGATAAACAATACGAAAATATAGTTGAGGCGATCGATTTTATCCCTAATGCTTGGGGTAAATTATATAAAAAAAGTTCTTTTATTGAAATAAAATATCCAGAAGGTATGTTGTTTGAAGATTTTGCTATATCGTATGAAGTGTTTTTTAATAAAAAAATTATTTTCTTAGATGACCCTCTTTATAATTATCGAATCAGAGCGGGTTCAATAATGAGAGAATTCAATGATAAAGTTATATCTCACAAGATGCTTATCCTAGAAAGAATGAAAAAATTTCTTATAAGAAATAAAATTTTTAATAAATATAAATTTAACTATATCGATTCTTATAATTTTCATGGTGTCTTTGTTACCTCCTGTATGATAATGAATCAAAGGCCTGAGAATGCTTATAATATAATTAGAGCTTTCAAGAAAAGTCTTGATAAAAAAAATTTTAATATAAAAAACATACTTTTAAGCAAGAAGCTGAAATTAAATGTAAAAGTTTTTCTAATTATATTAAGTTTCTCCTGTAGGGGGGCTTTTTTACTGAAAAATGCACAACATATTTTGAAGTCTTTTAGAAAAGGAAAATATGAAAAATAA
- the wbaP gene encoding undecaprenyl-phosphate galactose phosphotransferase WbaP, with product MTRLSRNLLVSSALILSDLFSLMISLIIAEKIFDDSFPSGNINNWFHLHWLISFCCIGWYGMRLRHYFYRKTFWFELKEVLRTIVIFAIFEIAIIAFTQWNLSRFTWVMTWCLIALLVPTMRAITKLILNKIGEWQRDTIIIGSGPNAQEAYKAIASEKNLGFKTIQFVGKPNESINIIDGIAVSHELPQELTKKIDKRMQFIIAVESDESELRNSWLQQLMLNGYRYVSVIPTLRGMPLDSTDMSFIFSHEVMIFRVHQSLAKWPSRIIKRSFDILASLMIITLLSPVLLFISRKVKKDGGPAIYGHERIGKNGVPFKCLKFRSMSVHSKELLADLLAKDPEAKAEWDETFKLKNDPRITQIGHLLRRTSMDELPQLFNVLKGEMSLVGPRPIIHEELERYRDQVDYYLMSKPGMTGLWQVSGRSDVDYETRVYFDAWYVKNWSMWNDIAILFKTISVVLNRDGAY from the coding sequence ATGACACGTTTATCCCGAAACTTGCTGGTCAGCAGCGCCTTAATATTATCTGATCTGTTTAGTTTGATGATCAGCTTAATTATAGCTGAAAAAATATTTGATGATTCGTTCCCATCTGGAAATATCAATAACTGGTTTCATCTTCATTGGTTAATTTCTTTTTGTTGTATCGGCTGGTATGGTATGCGATTAAGGCATTATTTTTATCGCAAAACATTTTGGTTCGAATTAAAAGAAGTTTTACGAACCATAGTTATATTCGCCATTTTTGAAATAGCGATTATTGCCTTTACACAATGGAATCTGTCCCGTTTTACTTGGGTAATGACTTGGTGCTTGATTGCATTATTAGTTCCAACAATGCGAGCGATTACAAAATTAATTTTGAATAAGATTGGTGAATGGCAACGAGATACCATCATTATTGGTTCAGGCCCTAATGCCCAAGAAGCTTATAAAGCCATTGCTAGTGAAAAAAACCTAGGGTTTAAAACAATACAGTTTGTCGGGAAGCCAAACGAAAGTATTAACATTATTGATGGAATAGCTGTTAGCCACGAACTTCCACAAGAACTAACCAAAAAAATAGATAAACGTATGCAATTCATCATTGCGGTAGAAAGCGATGAAAGTGAATTACGTAATTCATGGCTACAGCAATTGATGTTGAATGGTTATCGTTATGTGTCAGTGATACCTACACTGCGGGGGATGCCATTAGATAGTACCGATATGTCCTTTATTTTTAGTCATGAGGTTATGATATTTCGTGTACATCAAAGTTTAGCTAAATGGCCGTCAAGAATTATAAAAAGAAGTTTTGATATTTTAGCCTCTTTGATGATCATTACACTGTTATCTCCAGTACTATTATTCATTAGCCGTAAAGTTAAAAAAGATGGCGGGCCAGCGATTTATGGGCATGAACGAATCGGTAAGAATGGCGTACCTTTTAAGTGCTTAAAATTCCGTTCAATGTCAGTGCATTCTAAAGAATTACTTGCAGACTTATTAGCTAAAGACCCCGAAGCAAAAGCTGAGTGGGATGAAACCTTTAAGCTTAAGAATGATCCACGTATCACTCAAATTGGTCACTTATTACGTAGAACCAGTATGGATGAGCTACCTCAGCTTTTTAACGTATTAAAAGGTGAGATGAGTTTAGTAGGCCCAAGGCCTATTATCCATGAGGAGTTAGAGCGTTATCGCGACCAAGTTGATTACTACCTAATGAGTAAACCTGGTATGACAGGTTTATGGCAGGTAAGTGGTCGTTCAGATGTCGATTATGAAACACGCGTATACTTTGATGCATGGTATGTTAAAAATTGGTCGATGTGGAATGATATTGCAATATTATTTAAGACCATATCAGTCGTACTAAATAGAGACGGTGCTTATTAA
- a CDS encoding glycosyltransferase yields the protein MKNNLNPLVTVYMPTHKRGALINKAIDSVLSQSYKNLELIVCIDGFDGNTKEVLESYIKFDDRIKYVVNDVALGACHARNRCINIAKGEFITGLDDDDEFTPERIELFIKHFNSTADDIICTGRVYFDGEKYKKGNQSEGYITIEMLSNANLIGNQIFTRTSYMKEVNCFDTNFPAWQDYDMWFRLIKHFGKCYKLSVPTYIFHVDDSRPRITTGSKAHEGYQCFIEKHREALTKNQLRNLNIQDLLNRNQKLLFVNLINNFTCMNFKIYVKEKLKKIKLIVSVRRFLLKL from the coding sequence ATGAAAAATAATTTAAATCCATTAGTTACAGTATATATGCCAACTCATAAGCGCGGGGCTTTAATTAATAAAGCAATAGATTCGGTTTTGAGTCAGTCGTATAAAAACCTAGAATTGATAGTTTGCATTGATGGGTTTGATGGTAATACTAAAGAAGTTTTAGAGTCATATATTAAATTTGATGACAGAATAAAGTATGTTGTAAATGATGTAGCTTTAGGGGCGTGTCACGCAAGGAATAGATGTATCAATATTGCTAAAGGTGAGTTTATTACAGGTTTAGATGATGATGATGAATTCACCCCTGAAAGGATAGAACTATTTATAAAACATTTTAACTCAACAGCGGATGATATCATTTGTACTGGAAGGGTTTATTTTGATGGTGAAAAGTATAAAAAAGGAAATCAATCTGAGGGCTACATCACCATTGAAATGTTATCAAATGCTAATTTGATTGGTAATCAAATATTCACTAGAACTTCTTATATGAAGGAAGTTAATTGTTTTGATACTAATTTTCCAGCGTGGCAAGATTATGATATGTGGTTTAGATTAATAAAACATTTTGGGAAATGTTATAAATTAAGTGTTCCAACTTATATATTTCATGTTGATGACTCAAGACCTAGAATTACCACAGGAAGTAAAGCCCATGAGGGATATCAATGTTTCATTGAAAAGCATAGAGAGGCGTTAACAAAAAATCAACTAAGAAATCTGAATATTCAGGACCTATTGAATCGAAATCAAAAGTTGTTATTCGTAAATTTGATTAATAATTTCACATGTATGAATTTTAAAATTTATGTAAAAGAGAAATTAAAGAAAATTAAATTAATTGTTTCCGTCAGGAGATTTTTACTTAAATTATAA
- a CDS encoding polysaccharide biosynthesis tyrosine autokinase, translating to MSSVIQNKPTNPDSDEIDLGRLIGELLDHKKLIIAVTGLFTFLAIFYALFATPIYQADALIQVEQKQGNSILSNLSQMLPDSQPVSAPEIALLQSRMILGKTVDDLTLQAQVQQKYFPLFGRGWARLTGQQQGQLVVSRIYVAQQEGKIPELTVTSIDQQHYLVEGGGFEIKGRVGQAIAEKGLSLQIDKIDAAPETKFTLNYVSRLDAITSLQQIFSAADQGKDTGMLNLTLTNANPILAQSELQSISENYLAQNIARQAAQDSKSLDFLEKQLPQVRSQLDDAENKLSAYRKQSDSVDLNLQARSALDQIVNVDNQLNQLTFREAEVSQLYTKDHPTYIALLQKRKTLEQEKGKLNKQVSAMPATQQQVLKLSRDVESGRAVYMQLLNREQELSIAKNSAIGNVRIIDDAVTAPKPVKPKKVLVVLIGMVLGGLISVGLVLMRVFLRRGIESPEQLEELGINVYASVPVSEWMTKQLPKGLKSRKNKQKENLSFLAIDNPADLAIEAIRSLRTSLHFAMMEASNNVLMISGASPNAGKTFITSNLAAVLAQGDQKVLFIDADMRKGYTHEILKVGLEGGLSDILSGKSSVEQGIHTVTSAGFDFISRGKNPPNPSELLMHNRFQQLLAWASENYDIVLVDTPPILAVTDAAVIGRYVGTTLLVARFEENTAKEMEVSIRRFEQSGIEVKGCILNGVVKKASSYYGYGYSHYGYSYDDNK from the coding sequence ATGTCATCAGTGATTCAAAATAAACCCACTAATCCAGACTCCGATGAGATCGATTTAGGACGTTTAATCGGCGAGCTGCTCGACCATAAAAAATTAATTATTGCGGTAACAGGCTTATTTACTTTTTTAGCCATCTTCTATGCGCTATTTGCGACGCCGATCTATCAGGCCGATGCTTTAATTCAGGTCGAGCAGAAACAAGGTAACTCGATTTTAAGCAACCTAAGCCAAATGTTGCCAGATAGCCAACCCGTTTCAGCACCGGAGATTGCTTTACTGCAATCAAGGATGATATTAGGAAAAACTGTTGATGATTTGACCTTACAAGCACAGGTACAGCAAAAATATTTTCCACTATTTGGTCGTGGTTGGGCGCGGTTAACTGGACAACAGCAGGGACAGCTTGTAGTAAGTCGGATTTATGTTGCCCAACAAGAAGGCAAAATTCCAGAATTGACGGTTACGTCAATCGATCAACAGCACTATTTGGTTGAAGGCGGTGGATTCGAGATTAAAGGAAGAGTTGGACAAGCTATAGCAGAGAAGGGACTATCCCTGCAAATCGATAAGATTGATGCTGCTCCGGAAACTAAATTCACGCTTAACTATGTTTCTCGACTTGATGCAATCACGAGCCTGCAGCAAATATTCTCTGCAGCAGATCAAGGCAAAGACACCGGAATGCTTAACCTTACGCTGACAAATGCAAATCCTATATTAGCACAAAGCGAATTGCAGAGTATCAGCGAGAATTACTTAGCGCAAAATATTGCGCGCCAAGCGGCGCAAGATAGTAAAAGCTTAGACTTTCTTGAAAAGCAACTACCACAGGTACGCAGCCAGTTAGACGATGCGGAAAATAAATTAAGTGCCTATCGTAAACAGAGTGATTCGGTTGACCTTAATTTACAGGCACGTTCGGCGCTGGATCAGATTGTTAATGTTGATAATCAGCTTAATCAATTAACCTTTCGTGAAGCAGAAGTTTCGCAGCTTTATACTAAGGATCATCCCACCTACATTGCCTTGTTACAGAAGCGTAAAACCCTAGAACAAGAAAAAGGCAAACTAAATAAACAAGTTTCAGCAATGCCTGCAACACAGCAACAAGTGCTTAAACTAAGCCGAGATGTTGAATCCGGTCGTGCTGTTTATATGCAACTGCTTAATCGAGAACAAGAGCTTAGCATAGCTAAGAATAGCGCCATCGGTAATGTAAGAATTATCGATGATGCAGTGACTGCACCGAAACCGGTAAAGCCTAAAAAAGTGTTAGTTGTACTAATTGGCATGGTTCTTGGAGGCTTAATATCAGTAGGCTTGGTATTGATGCGAGTTTTCCTACGTAGAGGCATAGAATCCCCAGAGCAGTTAGAAGAGCTGGGAATTAATGTGTACGCTAGCGTACCGGTTTCCGAATGGATGACTAAGCAATTACCAAAAGGTTTGAAATCAAGGAAGAATAAGCAGAAAGAGAATCTTAGCTTTCTGGCCATTGATAATCCTGCCGATCTCGCAATTGAAGCAATTCGTAGTTTACGCACCAGTTTACACTTCGCCATGATGGAAGCGAGTAATAATGTATTGATGATTTCGGGTGCCAGCCCTAACGCCGGTAAGACATTTATCACCAGTAACCTTGCGGCAGTGTTGGCACAAGGCGATCAGAAAGTCCTATTTATCGATGCAGACATGCGTAAGGGCTATACCCATGAGATTTTGAAGGTCGGATTAGAAGGCGGATTATCCGACATCTTATCAGGAAAATCTTCAGTCGAGCAGGGTATCCATACTGTAACTTCGGCAGGGTTTGATTTTATCAGTCGTGGTAAAAATCCACCTAATCCTTCTGAACTGTTGATGCATAACCGTTTCCAGCAGTTATTGGCTTGGGCTAGTGAGAACTACGATATTGTTTTGGTCGATACCCCACCAATTCTAGCGGTCACTGATGCTGCTGTTATCGGCCGCTACGTCGGGACAACATTATTAGTGGCGCGCTTTGAAGAGAATACCGCTAAAGAAATGGAAGTGAGTATCAGACGCTTTGAGCAAAGCGGTATTGAAGTTAAAGGCTGTATTCTTAATGGTGTGGTGAAAAAAGCTAGCTCCTATTATGGTTATGGTTATAGTCACTATGGCTATAGTTACGACGATAATAAATAA
- a CDS encoding EpsG family protein, whose protein sequence is MKISKCLPLSFLLTFIFPIAGFFLSLVSISKKGMNRFPFFLISFFYFCFLIKLPPYGDSYRRYLDYESFNQAAGVLNFLSGHPDIFYYLSIVVFKSLSIPYFILPAIYGAAMIYMLLCSLRNGSFIAGVEMSGKSKVVCFLLILSSFDIINFSLGLRFGLAIAMTVYGITTYYSGKKKKGLLALIIALTVHFSMLFVFLCFILSRFIKINKKQILLFSILSYFFSATFLPFILNQFSFLSIAQYALEGYVESDWANASQNLNTLGVFLLRNLLQLGVLFLFLLNKKEYKKIDDFISIFIPAIFLVSISFSAVQRYLVVCNLIVLSRILPCYYHLIFRKRLITLFLFLYILISGVVLNIYVQRIAIIWGGLWSGYYTTPITLLFYTNDDFRIYLQQVDYDGNWTQNKQGVGQ, encoded by the coding sequence ATGAAAATAAGTAAATGCTTACCTTTAAGTTTTTTATTAACATTCATATTTCCTATTGCGGGGTTTTTTCTGTCACTTGTGTCGATATCAAAAAAAGGGATGAACAGATTTCCTTTTTTTTTGATTTCTTTTTTTTATTTTTGCTTTCTCATCAAGTTACCTCCATATGGTGATTCATATCGAAGGTATTTAGATTATGAGAGTTTCAATCAGGCTGCAGGGGTTTTAAATTTTCTTAGCGGGCATCCGGATATATTTTATTATTTATCTATCGTAGTATTTAAAAGCCTTTCTATACCTTACTTTATACTGCCCGCAATTTACGGGGCTGCAATGATTTATATGTTGCTTTGTTCTCTTAGAAATGGTTCTTTCATTGCTGGCGTCGAAATGTCGGGTAAAAGTAAAGTTGTTTGTTTCCTTTTAATACTCTCATCTTTTGATATTATAAATTTCTCACTTGGGTTGAGGTTTGGTTTAGCTATAGCTATGACCGTATATGGTATTACAACTTATTACAGTGGCAAGAAAAAGAAAGGGCTATTAGCATTAATCATTGCTTTAACTGTTCACTTCTCAATGCTTTTTGTTTTTTTATGTTTTATTTTAAGTAGATTCATAAAAATCAATAAGAAGCAAATATTATTGTTTTCGATATTATCTTATTTTTTCAGTGCCACTTTTTTACCATTTATTCTTAACCAATTTAGTTTTCTTAGTATTGCTCAATATGCATTAGAAGGATACGTTGAAAGTGATTGGGCTAATGCATCTCAAAATTTAAATACGTTAGGTGTATTTTTGTTGAGGAACTTATTACAGTTAGGAGTTCTTTTTTTATTTTTATTAAACAAAAAAGAATATAAAAAAATAGACGACTTCATTTCTATTTTTATTCCAGCAATATTTTTAGTTTCTATTTCTTTCTCAGCAGTACAAAGATATCTTGTAGTATGTAATCTAATAGTGCTTTCACGTATTTTACCCTGTTATTATCATTTAATATTTAGAAAAAGATTAATAACGTTATTTTTGTTTTTATATATTTTAATATCTGGAGTAGTGCTCAATATATACGTACAAAGGATTGCTATTATTTGGGGAGGATTGTGGTCAGGGTATTATACAACTCCAATTACATTACTTTTCTATACTAATGACGATTTTAGGATTTATCTTCAACAAGTTGATTATGATGGGAATTGGACGCAAAATAAACAGGGTGTAGGCCAGTAA
- a CDS encoding glycosyltransferase, which produces MKVCIVIDGVSNSGGTDRVVSNLANILTEKEISTDIYSLTTGAPYYFISSEVRIIYPKYNNRIINLINFSIKIKKENYDNVIVLSMGKLSAQLIPMLRIFLIKSKIICNDHVSFESFSLIKKMIKLPAYFISDNIVVLTESDKSYLKNMLGSKVSVVRNSSPYENYSFSSNDIYKKEKIVIAVGRLTYQKNFQRLIRLWNEAKTIGWRLVIIGSGEEKEILEDSIRQNKSNNINIIESTPDLEKWYRRSSLLLMTSRYEGLPMVLIEAKNFALPVLAFDCKTGPNEIIDKDGIVIDYHDDQSFILNLERILVDSELREKFSKEALLNSKFFNKEEIFKQWGLVLNSK; this is translated from the coding sequence ATGAAAGTGTGTATCGTAATCGACGGGGTTTCTAATAGCGGTGGTACTGATAGAGTAGTTTCCAATTTAGCTAATATATTAACAGAAAAAGAAATTTCAACTGATATTTACTCTTTAACTACTGGTGCTCCATATTATTTTATAAGTTCTGAAGTAAGGATAATATACCCAAAATATAATAACAGGATTATAAATTTAATTAATTTCAGTATCAAAATAAAAAAAGAGAATTATGATAACGTTATAGTTTTATCTATGGGTAAATTATCAGCCCAATTGATACCTATGCTAAGAATATTTCTGATAAAATCTAAAATAATCTGCAATGATCATGTGTCATTTGAATCCTTCAGTTTGATTAAAAAAATGATCAAGTTACCTGCTTATTTTATATCTGATAATATCGTCGTTTTAACAGAGTCTGATAAAAGCTATTTAAAAAATATGTTAGGGAGTAAAGTTTCCGTTGTAAGAAATTCATCACCTTACGAAAATTATTCATTTTCATCAAATGATATTTATAAAAAAGAAAAGATAGTTATTGCAGTAGGTAGATTAACATATCAAAAGAATTTTCAACGATTGATTCGTCTATGGAATGAAGCAAAAACAATAGGGTGGAGATTAGTTATAATTGGTTCAGGTGAAGAAAAAGAAATTTTGGAGGATTCTATAAGGCAAAATAAATCAAATAATATTAACATAATAGAATCAACACCTGATTTAGAAAAATGGTATAGGAGATCATCACTATTATTAATGACGTCTAGATATGAAGGCTTACCGATGGTTCTGATAGAGGCGAAAAACTTTGCTTTACCAGTATTAGCTTTTGACTGTAAAACTGGACCAAATGAAATAATAGATAAAGATGGTATAGTTATTGATTATCATGATGACCAATCATTTATATTAAATTTAGAGAGAATACTAGTTGACTCTGAATTGAGGGAAAAATTTAGCAAAGAAGCCTTATTGAATTCAAAGTTTTTTAATAAAGAAGAGATATTCAAACAATGGGGATTGGTTCTAAATTCTAAATAA
- a CDS encoding glycosyltransferase has protein sequence MLSVLMSLYDKESPKNLFECLSSIAQQSLKADEVVLVYDGFINQNLKDIVSDFKDILNIKIIELESNVGLGDALKIGLINCSNELIARMDTDDICYKYRFEYQVKKMLENSDLDMVGASIIEFDQNDNKRLKKLPLTNEEIKLFAKWKNPLNHMTVMFKKQSVLKAGNYKKHLFMEDYNLWLRMISIGCHIINIEEPLVHARTNNMVDKRRGLKYLSSEIKLMKLKRELNFVGFINGILIFFVRSITRILPKFILSSLYNKDRKIIKEYIK, from the coding sequence ATGTTATCAGTGTTAATGTCTTTATACGATAAAGAAAGCCCGAAAAACTTATTTGAATGTTTATCTAGTATAGCTCAGCAGTCATTGAAAGCTGATGAAGTAGTCTTGGTATACGATGGGTTTATAAATCAAAATCTAAAAGATATAGTAAGTGATTTTAAAGATATACTGAATATCAAGATTATTGAGTTGGAGAGTAATGTTGGATTGGGAGATGCGTTGAAAATTGGCTTGATAAATTGTAGTAATGAATTAATAGCAAGAATGGATACCGACGATATATGTTATAAATATAGATTTGAGTATCAAGTGAAAAAAATGCTTGAAAATAGTGACTTAGATATGGTCGGAGCAAGTATCATAGAATTTGATCAAAATGATAATAAACGTTTGAAAAAATTACCACTGACTAATGAAGAGATTAAATTATTTGCCAAATGGAAAAATCCATTAAATCATATGACAGTGATGTTCAAAAAACAATCTGTTCTTAAAGCTGGTAATTATAAAAAGCATTTATTTATGGAGGATTATAATCTGTGGTTGAGAATGATATCGATTGGGTGTCATATTATTAACATCGAAGAACCATTAGTTCATGCCCGTACAAATAATATGGTAGATAAAAGAAGAGGATTGAAGTATCTATCCAGTGAAATAAAATTAATGAAGCTTAAAAGAGAGTTAAATTTTGTTGGATTTATAAATGGAATTTTAATTTTCTTTGTGCGATCCATTACCAGAATTCTTCCGAAATTTATTCTTTCTTCTTTATATAATAAAGACAGGAAAATTATTAAAGAATATATAAAATGA
- a CDS encoding glycosyltransferase family 2 protein — MSENFKVIALVVVKNEGDIITETITSASQWADKIIILDNNSDDDTFIKLKLLEKKYPNVILWGRYDGKFNEGLRQILYRDFRHLANENDWWCRLDGDEFYIDNPKEYIKKLSKHTDHIYNASFQYYYTNENYINDKSSKVGLTTLDSLKWYKCNHSEIRFVKNKKTLCWVQGEGWPSNLLFADNKRIKLKHFQYRSLEQIKRRIQTRSTTESGDAFKHEIVSLDEWYKRRGFSKPSDDKLMLYNIVDVSELDSSPTYNYNDNELPRIVGFSYKKALKCTIVYIYMKTLNKLLFRI, encoded by the coding sequence ATGTCCGAAAATTTCAAAGTAATTGCATTAGTCGTTGTTAAGAATGAAGGTGATATAATCACCGAAACAATCACTTCAGCAAGTCAATGGGCCGATAAAATTATTATTCTTGATAATAATAGCGATGACGATACTTTTATAAAACTAAAATTATTAGAGAAAAAGTATCCAAATGTTATATTGTGGGGTCGGTATGATGGAAAGTTTAATGAAGGATTAAGACAAATTCTTTATAGAGACTTCCGTCATTTAGCTAACGAGAATGATTGGTGGTGCCGCCTTGATGGTGATGAGTTCTATATCGATAATCCTAAAGAATATATAAAAAAATTATCTAAGCACACAGACCATATCTACAATGCATCTTTCCAATACTATTACACAAATGAAAATTATATTAATGATAAATCCTCAAAAGTTGGTTTAACAACTCTGGACAGTCTTAAATGGTATAAGTGTAATCATTCAGAAATCAGATTTGTAAAAAATAAAAAAACTTTATGCTGGGTGCAAGGTGAGGGCTGGCCCTCAAATTTATTATTCGCTGATAATAAAAGAATAAAATTAAAACATTTCCAATACAGAAGTCTTGAACAAATTAAAAGAAGAATACAAACCAGAAGCACAACTGAATCAGGTGATGCTTTCAAACATGAAATTGTTTCTTTAGATGAATGGTACAAACGAAGAGGATTCTCAAAACCTTCTGATGATAAACTAATGTTATATAATATTGTTGATGTTTCAGAGTTAGACAGCTCTCCTACCTATAATTACAATGATAACGAATTACCTAGAATAGTGGGTTTCAGTTATAAGAAAGCTTTGAAATGCACTATAGTATATATCTATATGAAAACCCTTAATAAATTACTTTTCAGAATTTAG
- a CDS encoding oligosaccharide flippase family protein, with amino-acid sequence MNSKILSNSIWMMLEKVVSIFGLIFVTSFVAKYVGPKIFGEIAFAVSIFQIVQVLSQLGSDVLIFKRTSKKILSGILLINATFSIRIFIYLIVSLPILYFFYEKYEFNDFLFIFSIFVSCFFLSIDVVSIFNDARLQSKQNTVINVIGLIVSLVIRWLIPYMKLQPVLLCIPIILTSMLPFFIRIYFYRHNFSIKSLSRRNAYKYKKYIVLCGSSLVISSLSVAIYPRLGMLILGSLEDKDVVGIFSVAVTLAGSWAFVCNSFITSSLPGIYNEKSDELSLKKAAFLNIVITYFSSFVIVTTFFLGRYFIELLYGINYSGSFFPLIILSISTFVSLLGTISSRFITKYSGYSYLSKKMLIVTLLSVFFNYFFISLYGITGAVIATVSTEIISLTLMNYFFKNKIIMKLHLLTIKNILNVNIGLSSLREVFSFRKGN; translated from the coding sequence TTGAACAGCAAGATTTTGTCTAATTCTATCTGGATGATGTTAGAAAAAGTAGTATCAATTTTCGGACTAATATTCGTAACTTCTTTTGTTGCAAAATATGTAGGTCCAAAAATTTTTGGAGAAATTGCTTTCGCAGTTTCGATCTTTCAAATAGTACAAGTGCTTTCGCAACTAGGTAGCGATGTATTAATTTTTAAAAGGACCTCAAAAAAAATTTTATCGGGTATTCTACTGATTAATGCTACATTCAGTATAAGAATTTTTATTTACCTAATAGTCTCACTTCCAATATTATACTTTTTCTATGAAAAATATGAGTTTAACGATTTTTTATTCATTTTTTCAATTTTTGTTTCCTGCTTTTTTCTCTCTATAGATGTAGTTTCAATATTCAATGATGCAAGACTACAATCTAAGCAAAATACAGTTATAAATGTTATTGGATTGATTGTAAGCCTTGTAATACGATGGCTTATCCCATACATGAAGTTACAGCCTGTCCTTCTATGTATTCCAATAATATTAACTAGTATGTTACCTTTTTTTATACGTATTTATTTTTATAGACATAATTTTTCTATTAAATCGCTTTCTAGGAGGAATGCATATAAATATAAAAAATATATCGTCCTGTGTGGTTCTAGTTTAGTCATATCCTCTTTATCAGTAGCAATTTACCCTCGGTTAGGAATGCTCATATTGGGGAGTTTAGAAGATAAAGATGTAGTCGGAATTTTTTCTGTCGCTGTAACTCTAGCTGGATCTTGGGCATTTGTATGTAATTCTTTCATTACGTCATCGCTTCCAGGTATTTATAATGAGAAATCGGATGAGTTGAGTCTAAAGAAAGCTGCTTTTCTCAATATAGTTATAACATATTTTTCATCGTTTGTTATAGTTACCACTTTTTTTCTGGGGAGGTATTTTATTGAACTTTTATACGGAATTAATTATTCTGGTTCATTTTTCCCTCTCATAATATTATCTATATCTACATTTGTAAGTTTACTAGGTACTATTTCATCAAGATTTATTACTAAATATTCAGGATACTCCTATCTTTCAAAAAAAATGCTTATAGTAACCTTGTTAAGTGTGTTTTTTAACTATTTCTTCATAAGTCTTTATGGTATAACTGGTGCGGTAATTGCAACGGTATCTACCGAGATTATTTCATTGACGCTAATGAATTATTTCTTCAAAAATAAAATTATTATGAAGTTACACCTATTAACTATTAAAAATATTTTAAATGTCAATATTGGTCTTTCTAGTCTTCGAGAAGTTTTTTCTTTTAGAAAAGGTAATTAA